One genomic window of Luteitalea pratensis includes the following:
- a CDS encoding 3-keto-disaccharide hydrolase, translating into MRIPTLLLSVSLFTAGVLGVDVAGQAPASTVTAKAYIDGTGPGWRTLGAADFAPVNGHPDTWKWEGEILKSTGVPIGVMRTRDQFLNFELVIEWRHMKSAGNSGVFAWVPMKALDDLKPDHLPRWGIEIQMLDHGYRQWFRERNPGKPDNWFTTNGDIFAVGNSKLEPFEPRSPDGSRSYPRSEHSHGVGEWNHYYVRGVNGEIRLWVNGEEVSGGRGADPRTGFLCLEAEGSPVEFRNIRVRELP; encoded by the coding sequence ATGCGGATCCCTACCCTCCTGCTCTCGGTGTCCTTGTTCACCGCCGGCGTGCTCGGCGTCGACGTCGCCGGCCAGGCGCCGGCCTCGACGGTCACGGCAAAGGCGTACATCGACGGCACGGGCCCCGGCTGGCGCACGCTCGGAGCCGCCGATTTCGCCCCGGTCAACGGCCATCCAGACACGTGGAAGTGGGAGGGCGAGATCCTGAAGTCGACGGGCGTGCCGATCGGCGTCATGCGCACGCGCGATCAGTTCCTGAACTTCGAATTGGTGATCGAGTGGCGGCACATGAAGTCTGCCGGGAATTCGGGTGTCTTCGCGTGGGTGCCGATGAAGGCGCTCGACGACCTCAAGCCCGATCACCTGCCGCGGTGGGGCATCGAGATCCAGATGCTCGACCACGGGTACCGGCAGTGGTTCCGCGAGCGCAATCCCGGCAAACCGGACAACTGGTTCACCACCAACGGCGACATCTTCGCGGTGGGCAACTCGAAGCTGGAACCGTTCGAGCCACGCTCGCCCGACGGCTCGCGCAGCTACCCCCGGTCGGAACACAGCCACGGCGTCGGCGAGTGGAATCACTACTACGTCCGCGGCGTGAACGGCGAGATCCGGCTATGGGTGAACGGTGAAGAAGTCTCTGGCGGACGCGGCGCCGATCCGCGGACCGGGTTCCTCTGTCTCGAGGCGGAAGGGTCGCCGGTCGAGTTCAGGAACATCCGCGTACGCGAACTGCCATGA
- a CDS encoding cupin domain-containing protein, with amino-acid sequence MTTRTFSLALALAAATGAAAAVQRPASDGLLMKSALFTWESVPERPTEQGARRTVFAAPTATLDELEYHTTTLKPGASPHAPHTHKNEELLIIKAGEVEAYVNGEWKLAPTGSLVFFASMVPHTVRNRGTVPATYHVVNWAAPGTKAVSAEAK; translated from the coding sequence ATGACCACCCGTACCTTCTCGCTGGCTCTGGCACTTGCAGCCGCCACCGGCGCCGCGGCCGCGGTGCAACGACCCGCAAGCGATGGCCTGCTGATGAAGTCGGCCCTGTTCACCTGGGAGTCGGTGCCCGAACGTCCGACCGAGCAGGGCGCACGCCGGACCGTGTTCGCCGCACCGACCGCCACGCTCGACGAACTCGAATACCACACGACGACGCTGAAGCCGGGTGCGTCGCCGCACGCGCCGCACACGCACAAGAACGAGGAACTGCTGATCATCAAGGCCGGCGAGGTCGAGGCGTACGTGAATGGCGAGTGGAAGCTGGCACCGACCGGCTCTCTGGTGTTCTTCGCCTCGATGGTGCCGCACACGGTCCGCAATCGCGGTACGGTGCCGGCCACCTATCACGTGGTGAACTGGGCCGCGCCTGGCACGAAGGCGGTGTCAGCGGAGGCGAAGTGA
- a CDS encoding TolB family protein, giving the protein MTRPPSPLTCGTALLLVLLALPVTAAQQAPGAAPVAPVAPVNNAAPTVRAAGVGHFEASADIGAPAISGSTTYDVATQTYTLSAGGANMWAARDEFQFAWRRMSGDFVMRAHVRFLGEGTDPHRKIGIIVRKGLEADSPYVDAVRHGDGLTSLQRRDEPGGVTTQAIASITHAEVLELKREGKRYVMGVAKFGEPMVHTEVFGPELGEQVYVGLFACAHNATVKETAVFSNVRIVVPPKAGWVPYRDYIGSNLEVMDIRTGARTVVHTSPISIQAPNWTPDGKTLIFNGSGKLWTFDLATRAVAELPTGRATRNNNDHVLSTDGTMLGISSQHSQEPGDNGRSVIYVVPTTGGEPTRVTPNSPSYLHSWSLDKQWLFYTGQRNNELDIYKIAVSGGEEVRLTTTEGVDDGSELTPDGQWLYFNSNRSGHMQIWRMKPDGSNQQQITFDRFNNWFPHISPDGKSMVIISYGEDIASGDHPFYKHVYLRHMALDGSNAKVIAYVYGGQGTINVPSWSPDGTRIAFVSNSALPAPH; this is encoded by the coding sequence GTGACACGCCCGCCGTCGCCGCTGACGTGTGGCACTGCGCTGCTGTTGGTCCTCCTCGCGTTGCCGGTCACCGCCGCGCAGCAAGCGCCCGGCGCCGCACCAGTCGCACCCGTCGCACCCGTCAACAACGCCGCGCCGACGGTCAGGGCCGCGGGCGTCGGCCACTTCGAGGCGAGTGCCGACATCGGCGCGCCCGCCATCAGTGGCTCCACGACGTACGACGTCGCCACGCAGACATACACGCTCTCCGCTGGTGGAGCCAACATGTGGGCCGCGCGTGATGAGTTCCAGTTCGCGTGGCGACGGATGTCGGGCGACTTCGTCATGCGCGCACACGTACGGTTCCTCGGCGAGGGCACCGATCCGCACCGCAAGATCGGCATCATCGTCCGCAAGGGACTCGAAGCGGATTCTCCATACGTCGATGCCGTGCGTCACGGTGACGGCCTGACGTCCCTGCAGCGCCGCGACGAGCCCGGCGGCGTGACCACGCAGGCCATCGCGTCGATTACCCACGCAGAGGTCCTCGAACTGAAGCGGGAGGGAAAACGGTACGTGATGGGCGTGGCGAAGTTCGGCGAGCCGATGGTCCATACCGAGGTGTTCGGGCCCGAATTGGGCGAGCAGGTGTACGTGGGGTTGTTCGCGTGTGCGCACAACGCGACTGTCAAGGAGACGGCCGTCTTCAGCAACGTCAGGATCGTCGTGCCGCCGAAGGCCGGATGGGTGCCGTATCGCGACTACATCGGCAGCAATCTCGAAGTGATGGATATCAGGACCGGCGCACGCACCGTGGTGCACACGTCGCCGATCTCGATCCAGGCGCCGAACTGGACGCCGGACGGCAAGACGCTCATCTTCAACGGCAGCGGCAAGCTGTGGACGTTCGATCTCGCCACGCGGGCCGTTGCCGAGTTGCCGACCGGGCGTGCCACCCGCAACAACAACGATCACGTCCTCTCGACCGACGGCACGATGCTCGGGATCAGCAGCCAACACAGCCAGGAACCTGGAGACAACGGCCGCTCGGTCATCTACGTGGTGCCGACCACCGGCGGCGAGCCGACTCGCGTGACGCCCAATTCGCCGTCCTACCTGCACAGCTGGTCACTCGACAAGCAGTGGCTCTTCTATACCGGTCAACGCAACAACGAGCTCGACATCTACAAGATTGCAGTGAGCGGGGGCGAGGAAGTCCGCCTCACCACCACGGAAGGCGTCGACGACGGATCGGAGCTGACCCCGGACGGGCAGTGGCTGTACTTCAACTCGAACCGATCCGGCCACATGCAGATCTGGCGCATGAAGCCGGACGGGTCGAATCAGCAGCAGATCACGTTCGACCGCTTCAACAACTGGTTCCCGCACATCTCGCCCGATGGCAAGTCGATGGTGATCATCTCCTACGGCGAGGACATCGCGTCGGGCGACCACCCGTTCTACAAACACGTCTACCTCAGGCACATGGCCCTCGACGGCTCGAACGCGAAGGTGATTGCCTACGTGTACGGCGGCCAGGGGACGATCAACGTGCCGTCGTGGTCGCCCGACGGCACCCGGATCGCGTTTGTCAGCAACTCGGCACTGCCGGCGCCGCACTGA
- a CDS encoding class I SAM-dependent methyltransferase — MSSTIQPHNLRAAAVWSRGGKAYDEISRGIADAIEHCVLRLDPQPIERVLDLSTGTGWTSRLVARRGATVVGADIAEDLLEAARARAIADGLDIEYRLADAERMPFGDGTFDAVVSTFGVMFAANPEAAASELARVVRPGGRMALSTWAPDGTVFGMFRVMRAYMPEPPSPAPPSPFAWGRPERVRELLGEAFDLRFESGTSFYREPSPQAAWHTFSTGYGPTRTLYENLDDERREGLRNDFIAFHAGFANDLGICVPREYCITIGTRR, encoded by the coding sequence ATGAGCTCGACCATTCAGCCGCACAACCTTCGCGCCGCCGCCGTCTGGAGCCGGGGCGGCAAGGCCTACGACGAAATCAGCAGGGGCATCGCCGATGCAATCGAGCACTGCGTGCTTCGGCTCGATCCCCAGCCCATCGAGCGCGTGCTCGACCTCTCGACCGGCACCGGCTGGACGTCCCGGCTCGTCGCGCGGCGCGGCGCGACCGTCGTCGGCGCCGACATCGCGGAAGACCTCCTCGAGGCAGCTCGCGCGCGGGCGATAGCCGACGGCCTGGACATCGAGTACCGGCTCGCCGACGCGGAGCGCATGCCATTCGGGGATGGGACATTCGACGCCGTCGTCTCGACATTCGGCGTCATGTTCGCCGCCAACCCCGAGGCGGCGGCGTCCGAACTCGCGCGCGTCGTCCGCCCTGGCGGCCGCATGGCGCTGTCCACATGGGCGCCTGACGGCACGGTGTTCGGCATGTTCCGGGTGATGCGGGCGTACATGCCGGAGCCGCCCTCTCCCGCACCGCCCTCGCCGTTTGCCTGGGGTCGTCCGGAGCGCGTCCGCGAGTTGCTGGGCGAGGCATTCGACCTGCGTTTCGAGAGCGGGACGTCGTTCTACCGGGAGCCGAGCCCGCAAGCGGCGTGGCACACGTTCTCGACCGGCTACGGACCGACGCGCACGTTGTACGAGAACCTCGACGACGAGCGCCGCGAGGGGCTGCGCAACGATTTCATCGCGTTCCATGCCGGCTTCGCGAACGACCTAGGGATCTGCGTCCCTCGCGAGTACTGCATCACGATCGGCACGCGACGCTAG